A stretch of DNA from bacterium:
TTTTTATCGGATGCAATTTCAACTCTGGTACCTTCTCTCAAGTCATTAATGTTTCGCCTTGAAAGCTTGCCGTATTCAGAAAATTTTGCCACTTCAAAATAGACATTGCCGTTAGTTTCATACGCATATCCCTTGTCAATTAGAATTTTAACCATCTCAATCATGTCTATTATGAATCCGGTTGCCCTTGAAGATATATCCGGCCTTTGACAGTTCAGCCTGTCCATTGCATCAAAATATCTTCTTTCATATTTCTGTGCTATCTCAACAGGCTCCAGTTTTTCTAATTTTGCCTTGTTTATAATTTTGTCTTCTCCCTCTTCATTATCACCGAGAAGATGTCCTACATCCGTGATATTCTGAACATATCTTACTTTGTAATCAAGAGCACGAAGGAATCTTATAATAACATCAAAAGATACGTAACTTTTTGCGTGCC
This window harbors:
- the cysS gene encoding cysteine--tRNA ligase, producing MLKVYNTLSKKKEEFKPLNPPFVGIYVCGPTVYDDPHLGHAKSYVSFDVIIRFLRALDYKVRYVQNITDVGHLLGDNEEGEDKIINKAKLEKLEPVEIAQKYERRYFDAMDRLNCQRPDISSRATGFIIDMIEMVKILIDKGYAYETNGNVYFEVAKFSEYGKLSRRNINDLREGTRVEIASDKKNPADFALWKKADTEHIMKWPSPWGMGYPGWHIECSVMSMKFLGETIDIHGGGIDNQFPHHECEIAQSEAATGKPFVKYWLHNNMVTVEG